GATGAGGCCCGCAAGGTCGCGCAGGCGCAGCTGGCGTGCGATCTCGTCTGCGGCTTCAAGGTTCGTGTGAAGCGCGGTTTCCTCGATATTGTGTTCTTTCGTCGCCCGGCCCGAGTTCACGTCGATCGAGATCAGCGCTTCGGTCGGGTTGATGACGATATAGCCGCCGGACTTCAGCGTCACGACCGGCTGGTACATGGTCTCCAGCTGGCTTTCCACCTGATAGCGATGGAACAGCGGGATGCGGTCCTTGTAGTGCTGAACCTTCCTTGCGTGGCTCGGCATCAGGAGCTTCATGAAGTCCTTGGCGGCGCGATAGCCTTTTTCGCCCTCGACAAGGATCTCGTCGATCTCGCGGGTGTAAAGGTCGCGGATGGTGCGCTTGATCAGGTCGCCTTCCTCATAGATGAGGGCAGGGGCCACCGATTTCAGGGTCAGTTCGCGGATGCCGCTCCAGAGGCGCAGCATATATTCATAGTCGCGCTTGATCTCGGCCTTGGTGCGCTGCATCCCGGCGGTGCGGATGATGAGGCCCATGCCGGCAGGCACGTCCAGCTCGCCGATCACGCTTTTCAGGCGTTTGCGGTCAGCCGTCGACGAAATCTTGCGGCTGATGCCGCCGCCGTGGGTCGAGTTCGACATCAGCACGCAGTAACGGCCGGCGAGCGACAGATAGGTAGTCAGCGCAGCGCCCTTGTTGCCGCGCTCTTCCTTCACGACCTGCACAAGGATGATCTGGCGACGCTTGATCACTTCCTGAATGTTGTAGCGACGCTTCAGGGTGCGGATCGAACGGCGCCGTTCAGCTGCTTCCTCAAGGTGGGCGTCAGCCTCTTCCTCGGCGTTTTCCTGCAGAACGGTGGCTTCGATCGGCTCTTCGCCGTCGGCATCTTCATGCTCGGCGTCAGCGTCTGCTTCGGCTTCTACCGGGGCAGCAGCTTCTTTCACCGGTGCAGGCAGGATTTCCTCGACCTTGGCGGTCTCGAATTCCTCGGCTTTCAGCTTGTCGCGGTCTTCAACCGGGATCTGGTAATAATCCGGGTGGATTTCGCTGAAGGCCAGAAAGCCATGACGGTTGCCGCCGTATTCAACGAATGCGGCTTGCAGCGACGGCTCGACGCGGGTGACGCGGGCCAGATAGATATTGCCTTTAAGTTGACGGCGGGAAGCGGATTCGTAGTCGAATTCCTCGACGCGGCTACCCTCGATTACGGCAACCCGGGTCTCTTCCGGGTGGCGGGCATCGATCAACATACGTGTGGACATAGAAAATTCTCCAGGCATCTGGCCGCGCGGAATCGCCCGCGGGCATGCGGGGCGCGCTGGCCATGCCATTGATGTGAAGGGATCCCGAAGGAACGAGGTGGGCAGAAATCGGCGTATTCCGGTCGATAAGGCGAGCATCGTCCCGCAGCGTAACCAAGCGGCTGGAGTGTGATGCGTCCTGGTGGCTAAGCCGTTCGACCATTGCCGGTTCTTGTCCTTATTATGACCCGGTCTCGCCCGTTTTCTGCCGATGGCCATAACGGCGGCCTCTCGGATAGTCACGGCCTGCCCTCGCGTTGCGATCGCGTCGGGGCCGGGTCATGGTTCGCCGCCCGAAAGCGCCAAACCGATAATCTCGCGCCGCTAACGTAGTAACTTCATCCGTCTTTTACAACGGAAAATGTTGAGACTGTTGCCACTTCTAAATAGTATGCTGATCAAACGGGATGTGCCGGGGACTAAACCTTCCGGCCCGTCATGAGTGAACATGAGCAGGGTTTTGCGCGTGAACTGCAGGATCATCAAGGCTTGTCTGGCGTTCGCCCTTTGGTGCTGCACGTCCTTTGCCGTGGCGGCGGAAGTCGCCATCAGCAGCATCCGATTTGGCGAAAATGGCGCTACATCGCGGGTTGTCCTTGATGTGGACAGCGCGATCGAGCCCCGCATCTTTCTTCTGGCCGGCCCCAACCGCGTCGTGATCGACGTGCCGATGGGCGCATGGCGGGGCAACGGCGCCAACCGTGGTCTCGGCCTGATCGGCCAGTTCCGGCATGGCCTTTTCGATGCCGATACCTACCGGATCGTGCTTGATCTCGAACGCCCCGCCCTTGTCTCATCAAGCTTCGCGCTGCCTCCGCGCGAGGGTTATAACCACCGCTATGTCATCGACCTGAAATCCACGAATGCGGCGGATTTTGCCGCTGCTGTGGCGGCTGACAGGGCGGTTGCCTCTGCCGCACGCCCCGATGTGGCGTCGGTGGCGCCGAGTGTGCCTGCAACGCGCCCGTCTGCCATTCCCGGCGCCAAGAAGGTTATCGTGCTGGATGCCGGGCACGGCGGGCCGGATCCCGGTACTCTGGGTGTGCTTGGTGTCAACGAGAAGCATATCGTGCTCGCCATGGCCAAGGCCATCA
The Gimibacter soli DNA segment above includes these coding regions:
- a CDS encoding N-acetylmuramoyl-L-alanine amidase, whose amino-acid sequence is MSRVLRVNCRIIKACLAFALWCCTSFAVAAEVAISSIRFGENGATSRVVLDVDSAIEPRIFLLAGPNRVVIDVPMGAWRGNGANRGLGLIGQFRHGLFDADTYRIVLDLERPALVSSSFALPPREGYNHRYVIDLKSTNAADFAAAVAADRAVASAARPDVASVAPSVPATRPSAIPGAKKVIVLDAGHGGPDPGTLGVLGVNEKHIVLAMAKAIKTELERTGRYTVKLTRDRDFFIPVRERFVLGRKLGADLFISIHADSIQNPTVTGGSVYSLSETASDKEAERLAARENKSDLVAGLDLNEADDEVAGILIDLAQRETLNYSAQFAEILVNEMKRDNPMLSRAHRYANLGMLKAPDVPSVLIECGYLSNKDDARRLGSAEGQRKIARSVSRAVDRYFEHMIALGR